In Constrictibacter sp. MBR-5, the following proteins share a genomic window:
- a CDS encoding methanogen output domain 1-containing protein, with amino-acid sequence MDDRSAIRDAAVPLERDVFLRTLLRELAGTLQDVVGMDEAAGYISVVGGAIGERIDADYRRAIAVDRLDRDQVAAVLVDLKRRIQGDFYVIAEDEDRIVLGNRACPFGELVAGRPSLCMMTSNVFGSIAAQNLGYARVDIEESIARGDAGCRVVVYLRPSASPEPDAREYFRRAR; translated from the coding sequence ATGGACGACCGATCGGCCATTCGCGATGCCGCCGTGCCGCTGGAGCGCGACGTCTTCCTGCGCACGCTGCTGCGTGAACTGGCGGGAACGCTGCAGGACGTCGTCGGCATGGACGAGGCGGCCGGCTATATCAGCGTCGTCGGCGGCGCCATCGGCGAGCGGATCGATGCCGACTATCGGCGCGCCATCGCCGTCGACCGGCTCGACCGGGATCAGGTCGCGGCCGTGCTCGTCGACCTCAAGCGGCGCATCCAGGGCGACTTCTACGTCATCGCGGAGGACGAGGACCGGATCGTCCTCGGCAACCGGGCCTGCCCGTTCGGCGAGCTCGTCGCCGGCCGGCCGTCGCTCTGCATGATGACCTCGAACGTGTTCGGTTCGATCGCCGCGCAGAATCTCGGCTATGCACGGGTCGACATCGAGGAATCCATCGCCCGCGGCGACGCGGGCTGCCGCGTCGTGGTGTACCTTCGGCCCAGCGCTTCGCCCGAGCCGGACGCACGCGAGTATTTCAGGCGGGCGCGCTGA